In Candidatus Paceibacterota bacterium, the following proteins share a genomic window:
- a CDS encoding HEAT repeat domain-containing protein, with protein MDEYLSNLIARISTVEERFKEPGFDGARTVIDGKFNVSGYDSSKTVSWQACREAEKMANKEYVDPLINFINTEKDKQKRRAAYFVLGQIAKNSKETKAVVYLIERLGIETDRYILGSLLDLINWTDKPKEVDLDNIIKLIGHKNAIVSSSAIRALRNSNNEKVEDLLIHLLNTSEDPYVLTCVNATLNNMGTPKAIPYIEKNLKSRKVDLKISAEMAIEQIQKRSGTVN; from the coding sequence ATGGACGAATATTTGTCAAATCTAATAGCTCGAATATCTACAGTAGAGGAAAGATTCAAAGAGCCTGGCTTTGACGGTGCTAGAACTGTTATCGACGGGAAATTTAATGTATCAGGTTATGACAGTTCCAAAACCGTCTCTTGGCAAGCATGTAGAGAGGCTGAAAAGATGGCCAATAAAGAGTACGTAGACCCGCTGATCAATTTTATTAACACTGAGAAGGATAAGCAAAAAAGGAGGGCAGCATATTTCGTACTCGGTCAAATTGCAAAAAATTCTAAAGAAACAAAGGCTGTGGTCTATCTTATCGAAAGGCTTGGGATAGAGACCGACAGGTACATTTTGGGGTCATTACTGGACTTGATAAATTGGACTGATAAACCAAAAGAGGTTGACTTAGATAATATAATTAAGCTCATTGGACACAAGAATGCCATCGTCTCGAGTTCAGCGATACGCGCCTTAAGGAATTCGAACAATGAAAAGGTAGAAGATCTGTTGATACACCTCCTCAATACTTCAGAAGACCCATATGTTTTGACATGCGTAAACGCTACCTTGAACAATATGGGTACGCCAAAGGCAATTCCATACATAGAGAAGAATTTGAAAAGCAGAAAGGTTGATTTAAAGATTTCGGCGGAAATGGCAATTGAGCAAATTCAGAAGAGAAGCGGTACAGTGAACTAA
- a CDS encoding phosphomannose isomerase type II C-terminal cupin domain translates to MKNKSFVIKPWGNFTQYTLNTPSTVKIILVEKGQSTSLQFHKHRDEFWKVLKGEAILTIGNEIHQAKVGEEFFITAETIHRIEAGNTDVELLEISFGTFDEEDITRLKDNYGRIS, encoded by the coding sequence ATGAAAAATAAAAGTTTTGTTATCAAGCCGTGGGGAAATTTTACCCAATATACCCTAAACACGCCCAGCACAGTCAAAATTATCTTGGTTGAAAAAGGTCAATCTACCAGCCTTCAATTTCACAAGCATCGAGATGAATTTTGGAAAGTGCTCAAAGGTGAGGCTATTTTGACGATTGGCAATGAAATCCATCAAGCTAAAGTTGGCGAAGAATTTTTTATTACCGCCGAGACGATACACCGCATCGAAGCCGGCAACACCGATGTAGAGCTCCTAGAAATTTCTTTTGGTACTTTTGACGAAGAGGATATCACCAGGCTCAAAGACAACTATGGCAGAATTTCCTGA
- a CDS encoding family 1 glycosylhydrolase, with protein sequence MAEFPEAIPYIGSATSHFQAEPVMHAKNGSPLPPTSDWELELAKNLAGQKSIIKEQQNVPDLPHFLPLKEKYIRRSQELGENMFRFSLDFARLCPQPGIFDEELMAEYVKTLALIRAHGHEPLLTLQHITMPRFLLETEVNKNGEERITKGAWEHPDVLLHFEFYLKEVVDFLGNENKIRTILINEGYDQRRQDELIERGLVKYFMTLSEPTVTPLLGYINGTFPPFKKLRILTARKVFKKMIKAHDLAYDELKKLGQKLPAERKPQIGIGYAWPCFGALFGGVVQKINEHYTKQVERDGTHSDFLGLNYYFRTGSPFFRKHPGKKDYGDQPSFGEIYPQGISIVLKKMHKLYPKKDIFVTEIGFAEAQGLRRPYWLAKTVEWIIQTKKAGVPIKAVLLWSMVDNFEWDLGMTTAKFGLFNEKDMLALLVAKPNRLHSWQVWQKATEALKNPGAESLKNFYDLYQKAKEQYENRNKII encoded by the coding sequence ATGGCAGAATTTCCTGAGGCTATTCCCTATATTGGCAGTGCTACTTCCCACTTTCAGGCAGAGCCTGTCATGCATGCTAAAAATGGCTCACCTTTACCTCCAACCTCTGATTGGGAACTTGAGCTGGCTAAAAACCTGGCCGGCCAAAAATCTATCATCAAAGAGCAGCAAAACGTGCCAGACTTGCCGCATTTTCTGCCCCTGAAAGAAAAATATATTCGCCGCTCTCAAGAACTCGGTGAAAATATGTTTCGTTTTTCTCTTGATTTTGCCAGGCTTTGTCCTCAACCCGGCATTTTCGATGAAGAGCTAATGGCAGAATATGTCAAAACTCTTGCCTTGATCAGGGCTCATGGCCATGAGCCGCTGCTGACCCTCCAACATATCACCATGCCCAGGTTTCTACTTGAAACTGAAGTAAATAAAAACGGGGAAGAAAGGATTACGAAAGGAGCTTGGGAGCACCCCGATGTTTTATTGCATTTTGAATTTTACCTAAAAGAGGTAGTGGATTTTTTGGGGAATGAAAATAAAATCCGCACCATTCTCATCAATGAAGGCTATGACCAACGTCGTCAGGATGAGTTGATTGAAAGAGGCCTTGTAAAATATTTTATGACCCTGAGTGAGCCGACAGTCACTCCTCTGCTCGGTTATATCAATGGGACCTTTCCCCCTTTTAAAAAACTTAGAATATTAACAGCTCGCAAAGTATTTAAAAAAATGATTAAGGCCCATGATTTGGCCTACGATGAGCTAAAAAAACTTGGCCAAAAATTGCCCGCTGAGCGTAAGCCTCAAATAGGCATTGGCTATGCCTGGCCCTGTTTTGGAGCCTTGTTTGGAGGCGTAGTCCAAAAAATAAATGAACATTACACCAAGCAAGTTGAACGCGACGGCACTCATTCGGATTTTTTAGGTCTCAACTATTATTTTAGGACTGGCTCTCCTTTTTTTAGAAAACATCCCGGAAAAAAAGACTACGGTGACCAACCTAGCTTTGGTGAAATCTACCCGCAGGGCATTTCCATTGTCTTAAAAAAGATGCACAAGCTCTACCCCAAAAAAGACATCTTCGTCACTGAAATAGGTTTTGCTGAGGCTCAAGGTCTCCGCCGTCCATATTGGCTGGCCAAAACTGTCGAGTGGATCATCCAGACCAAAAAAGCAGGCGTCCCTATAAAAGCCGTGCTACTTTGGTCCATGGTGGACAATTTTGAGTGGGACCTGGGTATGACTACTGCCAAGTTTGGACTTTTTAATGAAAAAGATATGCTCGCTCTCCTGGTCGCAAAGCCAAACAGGCTTCACAGCTGGCAAGTCTGGCAAAAGGCCACTGAGGCACTCAAAAATCCAGGAGCGGAGTCACTCAAAAATTTTTACGATCTATACCAAAAAGCCAAAGAGCAATACGAAAATAGAAATAAAATAATTTAG